CCTGCCGACGGGCGTGGAGATGGTGATGCCCGGGGACAACGTGCGCATGAACGTGGAGTTGATCACGCCGATCGCGTGCGAAGAAGGCCTGCGCTTCGCGATCCGCGAGGGCGGCCGCACGGTGGGCGCCGGCGTCGTCACTAAGGTGACCGAATAGTTAGAGCATGGCGAAGAAGGAAAACCGCGTGATCATCACCCTCGCATGCGGCGACTGCAAACGGCGCAACTACACGAGCATGAAGAACCGCCAGAGTACCACCGCTCGGCTGGAGCTGAAGAAGTACTGCCGTTGGTGCAAGTGCCATACGTCCCACAAGGAAACTCGATAGGGCGGTAGCTCAATTGGTAGAGTAGCGGTCTCCAAAACCGTTGGTTGCAGGTTCGAGTCCTGTCCGCCCTGCCAGCACTCATACTTATACAAGGAAATGTAGTGCCGGGGCTTTAGCCCCGGGGATAATAAATGAAGAGAATCACCATGCCCGGCAAAGCCGAAGGCGACAACGGCAAAGCCG
This window of the Candidatus Tumulicola sp. genome carries:
- the rpmG gene encoding 50S ribosomal protein L33 — protein: MAKKENRVIITLACGDCKRRNYTSMKNRQSTTARLELKKYCRWCKCHTSHKETR
- the tuf gene encoding elongation factor Tu (EF-Tu; promotes GTP-dependent binding of aminoacyl-tRNA to the A-site of ribosomes during protein biosynthesis; when the tRNA anticodon matches the mRNA codon, GTP hydrolysis results; the inactive EF-Tu-GDP leaves the ribosome and release of GDP is promoted by elongation factor Ts; many prokaryotes have two copies of the gene encoding EF-Tu); amino-acid sequence: LPTGVEMVMPGDNVRMNVELITPIACEEGLRFAIREGGRTVGAGVVTKVTE